Proteins co-encoded in one Polluticoccus soli genomic window:
- a CDS encoding T9SS type A sorting domain-containing protein, whose product MRSKLLLFLPLLIATAASAQTPLELKAQTDDFLGHDSLFHVHAAGKNSTILPQHWISEVNPWPAAYPQNGNYQDDTTFGYYTYNNNTTKTLYAKNYNSSGLITEYHKYKPASGNTPVETSLYTYTSAMLPDTIWHYGETDSSRIIHAYNGTQLAEVNTQIWNSVSNLWQNWAIDSFFVSGPGSDSIVKHLDLSGITMPAKNYLGKYTRDANNLVLIDSQFNNNNFESARFFIYDAQGRVSVDSFVDPIVNFPLNYDKRIYTYNATGDLLSIKIGRNWGIPNYYGNFFEMDSFSYNADHQLTSVAHYNWSGTAGSGSWGNPTRTQKFYYGTTVGVPEVASHNNNLQLYPIPATSYINLSMQFTKPQAFSVRIFDMQGRLVSNWQEAAQKQYNKQVPLTNMTPGQYTVHILAGNESISRQFTVVR is encoded by the coding sequence ATGAGATCAAAACTTCTACTTTTTCTTCCTTTACTCATCGCTACTGCAGCCTCAGCGCAAACGCCACTGGAGCTTAAAGCACAGACCGATGACTTCTTGGGGCACGACTCTCTCTTCCATGTTCATGCTGCAGGAAAGAATAGCACTATACTACCGCAACATTGGATCTCAGAGGTAAATCCATGGCCGGCAGCCTATCCTCAAAACGGCAACTACCAGGATGACACCACATTTGGATATTACACCTACAACAACAACACTACTAAAACTCTCTATGCAAAGAACTATAACTCATCGGGGTTGATCACCGAATACCACAAGTATAAACCCGCATCGGGCAATACACCTGTCGAAACAAGCCTGTACACTTACACGTCGGCTATGTTGCCCGACACCATATGGCATTACGGCGAAACCGACTCAAGCCGCATCATACATGCATATAATGGCACCCAGCTGGCGGAGGTAAACACGCAAATATGGAACAGCGTTAGCAATCTGTGGCAAAATTGGGCTATCGACTCGTTTTTTGTATCTGGTCCCGGCAGCGATTCCATCGTCAAACATTTAGACCTTTCGGGAATAACCATGCCAGCCAAAAACTATTTAGGCAAATACACCCGCGATGCCAACAACCTGGTATTGATCGATTCGCAGTTTAATAACAACAACTTTGAATCTGCAAGGTTTTTTATATACGATGCGCAGGGAAGAGTAAGTGTCGATTCGTTTGTCGATCCCATCGTCAACTTTCCTCTAAACTATGACAAACGCATCTACACATACAATGCAACCGGTGATCTGTTAAGTATAAAGATCGGCAGGAATTGGGGTATCCCTAACTATTATGGCAACTTCTTTGAAATGGATTCATTTAGTTACAATGCTGATCACCAGTTGACAAGCGTAGCGCACTATAACTGGTCAGGCACAGCAGGGTCCGGCAGCTGGGGTAACCCTACGCGCACACAAAAATTCTACTACGGGACAACTGTCGGCGTACCTGAAGTAGCTTCACACAATAACAACCTCCAACTCTACCCCATCCCCGCTACCAGCTACATCAACCTCAGCATGCAGTTCACTAAGCCACAAGCCTTCAGCGTACGCATATTCGATATGCAGGGCAGGCTGGTGAGCAACTGGCAGGAGGCTGCGCAGAAACAATACAACAAACAAGTACCACTCACCAACATGACGCCGGGCCAGTACACTGTACACATACTCGCCGGCAATGAGAGTATAAGCAGGCAGTTTACTGTGGTGAGATAA
- a CDS encoding DUF922 domain-containing protein: protein MKRTLLALLCLAPSLCFAQSITVNGKEGYHKLTWNDYRGAADTTKHYPAMTHCNITWKVDTTRAKQNKTAFPPLKVVVGFTDRSWVNTEREATPAALRHQRGHFDIAVVCAADLQQKFNDTTFDVFENAMPAITRMYQETLAKYERMRKRYATVTANGKNTKEQATWDTYLDKEITRCLKPPVGS, encoded by the coding sequence ATGAAAAGAACACTACTGGCGCTGCTGTGCCTGGCGCCCAGTCTATGCTTTGCACAGAGCATAACTGTAAACGGAAAAGAGGGATACCACAAACTAACATGGAACGACTACAGGGGAGCAGCCGATACAACCAAACACTACCCGGCTATGACCCACTGCAACATCACCTGGAAGGTTGACACCACGCGCGCAAAGCAAAACAAAACCGCCTTTCCGCCGCTGAAGGTAGTGGTGGGTTTTACCGACCGCTCGTGGGTGAACACAGAGCGCGAAGCCACACCCGCAGCACTACGCCACCAGCGGGGCCATTTTGATATAGCCGTAGTGTGCGCCGCCGACCTGCAACAAAAATTCAACGACACCACCTTCGATGTATTTGAGAACGCCATGCCGGCCATCACCCGCATGTATCAGGAAACACTTGCCAAATACGAACGCATGCGCAAGAGGTATGCAACCGTAACCGCCAATGGCAAGAACACCAAAGAGCAAGCCACCTGGGATACTTACCTGGATAAAGAAATAACCCGCTGCCTGAAACCGCCTGTGGGTAGCTAA
- a CDS encoding calcium-binding EGF-like domain-containing protein, translated as MRSMRVAIMAALLTVAAFTVVTYTACKNACADVVCLNGGACQDGKCICPSGFVGVNCEKTPCSDVDCRNGGTCKDGKCLCPAGYEGSNCETPMVNKFMGKWNGQERCEVEQWPWQPYNITIEKGVTAADVKITGVQGNYTMYGAITSSNTIEVTRQPYKTSDEISGTFTLENNKLTFKFTYYGTTTYTCTGEYFK; from the coding sequence ATGAGATCAATGAGAGTAGCTATTATGGCGGCACTGCTGACTGTTGCCGCGTTTACCGTGGTTACGTACACGGCTTGCAAAAATGCCTGTGCCGATGTTGTTTGTCTGAATGGTGGTGCCTGCCAGGATGGTAAGTGTATCTGCCCTTCAGGGTTTGTGGGTGTCAACTGCGAGAAGACTCCGTGCAGCGATGTAGACTGCAGGAACGGCGGCACTTGCAAGGATGGTAAATGTTTGTGTCCTGCAGGATATGAAGGTTCTAATTGCGAAACGCCGATGGTAAACAAGTTCATGGGTAAATGGAATGGACAAGAGCGTTGTGAGGTGGAGCAATGGCCATGGCAGCCTTATAACATAACCATAGAGAAGGGCGTGACTGCGGCAGATGTGAAGATAACCGGTGTGCAGGGCAACTATACTATGTACGGCGCTATCACATCGTCTAACACCATAGAGGTGACTAGGCAGCCTTACAAAACGTCCGACGAGATAAGTGGTACGTTTACGCTGGAGAATAATAAGCTGACCTTTAAGTTCACTTACTACGGCACTACAACATATACTTGCACGGGTGAGTATTTCAAATAA
- a CDS encoding EB domain-containing protein yields MKLTQTLLLTLLITLTAFTVVGYTACKKDPCRDVTCLNGGTCSDGICKCKANYTGPRCEKDLCAKVNCLNDGVCVSGQCQCAPGYEGDSCQVRISGKFAAEWVGTGQCAPHQYDVSYIRIESASPTSITAHLPGIEATMTGNLTSFTTARLSNTALTNTMTLDSANLTYMPQGDQLVIDYFMTVTSSTNTYQLYCTGTYKPLTGNYNSGALQTRSE; encoded by the coding sequence ATGAAACTCACCCAAACCCTGCTGCTCACACTGCTCATCACGCTTACAGCATTCACGGTTGTTGGCTACACCGCCTGCAAGAAAGACCCCTGCCGCGACGTGACCTGCCTGAACGGCGGCACCTGCAGCGATGGCATCTGTAAATGCAAAGCCAACTATACCGGCCCACGTTGTGAGAAAGACTTGTGTGCGAAGGTGAACTGCCTGAACGATGGTGTGTGCGTAAGCGGCCAGTGCCAGTGCGCCCCCGGCTACGAAGGCGACAGCTGCCAGGTGCGTATATCGGGCAAGTTTGCGGCCGAGTGGGTGGGAACAGGCCAGTGTGCCCCGCACCAGTACGACGTTAGCTATATACGCATAGAAAGTGCATCGCCAACAAGTATAACGGCACACCTGCCGGGTATAGAAGCAACCATGACCGGCAACCTGACATCATTTACCACGGCAAGACTATCGAACACGGCACTTACCAACACCATGACACTCGACAGCGCCAACCTCACCTACATGCCACAAGGCGATCAGCTGGTGATAGATTACTTCATGACCGTAACATCGTCCACCAACACCTACCAGCTATACTGCACGGGAACGTATAAGCCACTAACAGGGAACTATAATAGCGGTGCGTTGCAAACGCGGAGTGAGTAG
- a CDS encoding STAS/SEC14 domain-containing protein has protein sequence MKPTPPRDRQIYHGEIADYWFDNSGILISLSKAPKRTVENITANVALVKEITGNKPVPLLIYLCDSPIPDKETRKFSTTQLPVIYKAMAMVSEPGLSSFIMKILFALKPSPIPMKSFTNDAEAREWLKQYL, from the coding sequence ATGAAACCAACTCCACCAAGAGACAGGCAGATATACCACGGCGAAATAGCCGACTATTGGTTCGACAATAGCGGTATCCTGATATCGCTATCGAAAGCGCCGAAGCGTACGGTGGAGAATATAACTGCTAACGTGGCATTGGTGAAAGAAATAACCGGCAACAAGCCCGTACCTCTTCTCATCTATCTCTGCGACTCTCCTATACCCGATAAAGAAACACGTAAGTTTTCTACCACGCAGCTGCCTGTTATTTACAAAGCCATGGCTATGGTATCAGAGCCGGGACTATCCAGTTTCATCATGAAGATATTGTTCGCACTAAAACCATCACCCATACCTATGAAAAGCTTCACCAATGATGCTGAAGCAAGGGAGTGGCTGAAGCAGTATTTGTAG
- a CDS encoding Omp28-related outer membrane protein has translation MNQKLIPFVAAILLAHSALAQDFAAVAVSPLENQVPGNPKFTFTFERKGAAAANNCTIGWRLDNGTPQTVTKNASNLYWSGPFGVVRDAAFTVSLPSPGMYTLKAWIKTTNPLDNNAANDTVTQVIKVHQTLPKKNVVLEVFKHQGCAPCYPAALYLDTFVSKNPAYAIVQTYNGANDALYNTEGSAVDAQYGGFAHPMALYDRFKFPFKEDWGHMFVNQNGKDTLREFGERAAYYEPVLVWFRSTSYNESTRELKVKVAANFFADYSGDYRFNLYVTEDDVKGFQSSAPDVNNYYHKHVLRSMVGGSWGQQGSLPAAIKNGEYHDYEFTYTIPAGYNTGKLRLIGLVQAYNTNDKQRTILNSDQKTFAQALSVHDAAQLPKVQIYPNPVHDKLTITFGNTPLQTCRVTLLDMTGKLCRTVQCTGNTTIDVQGLAPGSYLLHIDDGNVVHTQTIVKQ, from the coding sequence ATGAACCAGAAACTTATTCCCTTTGTGGCAGCTATATTGCTGGCACACAGCGCTTTGGCGCAAGATTTTGCTGCCGTTGCCGTGAGTCCGCTGGAAAACCAGGTTCCCGGTAATCCCAAATTCACGTTTACCTTCGAGCGAAAAGGTGCCGCCGCCGCTAATAATTGTACCATAGGCTGGCGGCTCGATAACGGCACGCCGCAAACGGTTACCAAAAATGCCTCCAACCTATACTGGAGCGGTCCGTTTGGTGTGGTACGCGATGCTGCATTTACCGTAAGCCTGCCATCGCCCGGCATGTATACGCTGAAGGCGTGGATAAAGACAACCAACCCGCTGGACAATAACGCAGCCAATGACACGGTAACGCAGGTGATCAAAGTGCACCAGACACTACCCAAGAAGAATGTGGTGCTCGAGGTGTTCAAACACCAGGGATGTGCACCCTGTTATCCCGCTGCTTTGTACCTGGACACCTTTGTGAGTAAAAACCCTGCTTATGCCATAGTGCAAACTTACAATGGTGCTAACGATGCCCTGTACAATACTGAAGGTTCTGCTGTTGATGCGCAGTATGGAGGCTTTGCACATCCTATGGCACTGTACGATAGGTTCAAGTTTCCGTTCAAGGAAGATTGGGGACATATGTTCGTCAACCAGAATGGTAAAGACACGCTCAGGGAGTTTGGCGAAAGAGCGGCGTATTATGAGCCGGTGCTGGTGTGGTTCAGAAGCACAAGCTATAACGAGAGCACGCGCGAGCTGAAGGTGAAAGTAGCGGCCAACTTCTTTGCCGACTACAGTGGCGACTACCGCTTCAACCTGTATGTGACGGAAGACGATGTAAAGGGCTTCCAGTCGTCGGCGCCCGATGTGAACAACTATTACCACAAACATGTGCTGCGATCGATGGTGGGTGGCTCATGGGGACAGCAAGGCAGCCTGCCTGCTGCCATCAAGAACGGCGAGTACCACGACTACGAATTTACTTACACCATACCGGCCGGTTATAATACCGGCAAGCTGCGATTGATAGGTTTGGTGCAGGCATACAACACCAATGATAAGCAGCGCACCATACTGAACAGCGATCAGAAAACGTTTGCACAGGCACTCTCTGTTCACGATGCTGCGCAACTGCCGAAGGTGCAGATATATCCTAACCCTGTGCACGACAAGCTGACCATTACTTTCGGTAATACACCACTGCAAACCTGCCGCGTTACACTGCTGGATATGACTGGCAAACTATGTCGCACAGTGCAATGTACCGGCAACACTACGATCGATGTGCAAGGCCTGGCGCCGGGCAGCTATTTGTTGCATATAGATGATGGAAACGTGGTGCACACACAAACTATCGTGAAGCAATAG
- a CDS encoding T9SS type A sorting domain-containing protein, protein MKRLFTLLIPIALQSTLCSAQNFEWATQVGGTGTDDVMGVTTDVSGNVFSTGSYEGTGDFDPGAGTLNFTSAGGRDAFIVKQSANGSFLWAKTFGAAAHDYGRKVRTDASGNVYLVGYFSGTVDFNPGAGVNNLTSQSTGTLQDLFVVKLDAAGNFVWAVQRQSPAGQQFVNDCDIKLDAANNLYMVYSFGDGYAGSQVKIEKTNSSNGAAVWTKAIYTLGGPGGLLAYSNLALDASGNIFVAGEFGGDVNFDPDGGTHILTAVASPTAYVLKLTNAGAFTWVSLVGNITGTLTRAFDVTTDAAGNAIVAGRYAGTVDFDPGAGVHNETATAIDAYLLKLTSTGAFSWVRTWGGNGLNSAWGVATDAAGAIYTTGMFAVNATFGVPPNTVTFNTGINTYNEAFTVKFNNGGGLEWAQHIGGGLGQYAIGNAIAISNLGAVYTGGSFDYMTDFNMNNPGTTILFTSGNTDGFVQKVAGCAAVNTGVSLAGSTLSASASGATYQWINCSTGPVAGATAQTFAPTVTGNYAVIVMQGGCGDTSVCTSVIGTDVSDVQHAAAAIYPNPTTGALSIELNKQYSNVEVTITSAVGAVVSKTAYSNTRSINASVDGANGIYFISINADGAIIARERVVKAD, encoded by the coding sequence ATGAAAAGACTATTTACGCTATTAATTCCTATTGCGCTGCAATCGACATTGTGCAGTGCGCAAAATTTTGAATGGGCCACACAGGTGGGTGGCACCGGTACCGATGATGTGATGGGTGTCACTACCGATGTATCGGGCAATGTGTTCAGCACCGGCTCGTATGAGGGCACGGGCGATTTTGACCCCGGCGCAGGTACGCTTAACTTCACTTCTGCTGGCGGCCGCGATGCTTTTATTGTGAAGCAAAGCGCCAATGGCAGTTTTCTGTGGGCGAAGACATTTGGTGCCGCCGCCCACGACTACGGACGTAAAGTAAGAACCGATGCCAGCGGCAATGTGTACCTGGTAGGCTATTTCAGCGGCACGGTAGATTTCAATCCCGGTGCCGGCGTTAACAACCTGACATCGCAGAGCACTGGCACTCTACAAGACCTGTTTGTAGTAAAGCTGGATGCAGCAGGCAATTTTGTATGGGCTGTGCAAAGGCAATCTCCGGCTGGCCAGCAGTTTGTAAACGACTGCGATATAAAACTGGACGCGGCTAATAACCTGTATATGGTGTACAGTTTTGGTGATGGTTACGCAGGCAGCCAGGTAAAGATAGAAAAGACCAATAGCAGCAACGGAGCTGCCGTGTGGACAAAGGCCATCTATACACTTGGTGGTCCTGGCGGCTTACTGGCATATTCCAACCTTGCATTGGATGCCAGCGGCAACATATTCGTGGCTGGTGAGTTTGGGGGGGATGTGAATTTTGACCCTGATGGTGGTACGCATATTCTGACCGCGGTAGCCTCACCTACGGCCTATGTGCTGAAGCTAACAAATGCAGGTGCGTTTACCTGGGTAAGCCTTGTTGGCAATATCACCGGAACACTAACGCGTGCCTTTGATGTGACCACTGACGCCGCAGGTAATGCTATTGTTGCCGGCAGATATGCCGGTACTGTAGATTTTGATCCCGGCGCTGGCGTGCACAATGAGACTGCCACAGCTATCGATGCTTACCTGCTCAAGCTTACGAGTACCGGTGCCTTTAGCTGGGTGCGCACATGGGGCGGCAACGGCCTGAACAGTGCGTGGGGTGTAGCTACCGATGCTGCAGGTGCGATCTACACAACAGGGATGTTCGCAGTGAACGCCACTTTTGGCGTGCCACCTAACACGGTTACTTTCAACACCGGTATCAATACCTATAACGAAGCCTTCACCGTAAAGTTCAACAACGGTGGTGGCCTTGAATGGGCGCAGCACATAGGTGGTGGCCTTGGTCAATATGCAATAGGCAATGCCATAGCAATAAGCAACCTTGGTGCGGTGTATACCGGCGGTAGTTTCGACTACATGACCGATTTCAATATGAACAACCCGGGCACTACTATCCTGTTCACATCGGGCAATACGGATGGATTTGTGCAGAAGGTAGCGGGTTGTGCTGCGGTGAATACCGGTGTGTCGCTGGCTGGCTCGACACTCTCAGCAAGCGCGAGCGGTGCAACGTACCAATGGATCAATTGCAGCACCGGTCCTGTAGCCGGCGCTACCGCGCAAACCTTTGCACCTACCGTTACCGGCAACTACGCCGTGATAGTGATGCAAGGTGGTTGTGGTGATACTTCTGTATGTACTTCGGTAATAGGTACTGACGTATCAGACGTACAACATGCAGCAGCTGCGATCTATCCTAATCCTACAACCGGCGCGCTTTCTATAGAGCTGAACAAACAATACAGCAATGTAGAGGTAACGATCACATCGGCTGTTGGTGCTGTAGTGTCTAAGACTGCATACAGCAACACGCGCTCTATCAACGCCAGTGTTGATGGTGCTAACGGCATTTATTTCATCAGCATCAACGCAGATGGTGCAATCATTGCGCGTGAAAGGGTAGTGAAGGCTGATTAA
- a CDS encoding GldM family protein, with translation MKAYILTTLLSLSTILATAQVVAIQNDRNNTLMLCLDNPLTIAVSGMSPDSISVSTDNGTIEKDKYNEGPGHYTYHAKKVGKAMVYVKKRTGKGRETIIDSVLFRVKSLPISPATVGGSKNGTIAQGMLMTQRSVIVWVDCCDIEAMLTVTGFTISISRKGKEIFRRNMQGPLFDDVMVDFFHTLMNGDLVRIENVMAKDCNDELRPAKPAELTIKDAYQYRKVKDTPGIDTVMVEDPVTGEAIMKITGHSDSTWIQVKKY, from the coding sequence ATGAAGGCTTACATCTTAACAACCCTCCTTTCTTTATCCACGATTCTCGCAACGGCGCAGGTGGTGGCGATTCAAAATGACAGAAACAATACACTGATGCTGTGCCTGGACAATCCGCTCACGATAGCCGTATCTGGAATGTCGCCAGATTCCATTTCGGTAAGCACCGATAATGGAACTATTGAAAAAGATAAATACAATGAGGGGCCAGGGCATTATACTTATCACGCAAAAAAAGTCGGCAAAGCTATGGTCTATGTGAAGAAACGGACAGGCAAGGGTCGCGAAACTATTATTGACAGCGTCCTATTCCGTGTTAAATCCCTGCCCATTTCTCCTGCAACAGTTGGCGGGAGTAAGAACGGAACCATAGCCCAGGGAATGCTGATGACACAAAGGAGCGTAATAGTTTGGGTTGACTGTTGCGATATAGAGGCAATGCTGACCGTAACCGGCTTCACCATTTCAATATCCAGGAAGGGAAAAGAAATTTTCAGAAGAAACATGCAGGGACCTTTGTTTGATGATGTGATGGTAGATTTCTTTCACACGCTGATGAACGGTGACCTGGTGAGGATTGAAAACGTGATGGCCAAAGATTGCAACGATGAACTGCGCCCCGCCAAACCGGCAGAGCTCACTATCAAAGATGCGTACCAATACCGCAAGGTAAAGGATACACCAGGGATTGATACAGTCATGGTAGAAGATCCGGTGACTGGCGAAGCGATAATGAAAATAACCGGTCACAGCGACAGCACCTGGATACAGGTGAAGAAGTATTGA